The region cagatcgccaacgtccttgtagacaggcactaagaaaaaaaaaaaaaatatgatagtaatgttatatatggtgtgtgtgtaaataaataaaatatataaatatattatttatttaccaacacacatatatatactatacatatgcatatacatatactataatatgcatatctatattatgtaataaatgtagaaatgcgtatatatatatatatatatatatatattatttataatatatataataatataatatattttatatatatatatatttatttattcatagataaatgcacacacacacacacacacacacacacacacacacaatatatatataatatatatattatatattatatatatataatatgtaatatatataaatgtatgtaaaaattaatatatatatatatattatattatatataatataaatgtatatatataaatatcggaATCTgagcggtcaaggtcaacggaaaaacaccaagGAAACATCGAAAAGTTTTACTGCTTAGACACAAAATCCctttacaatacatacacataacaaaatatgtgCAAACAGAagcgtggggagagagaggatcagtGGAGCAGGCGGGTCACATGCGAAGGAACACTAATCAGAAGTCATGGACAATGCTGaattttggctggtgctcctttttttttgccgGCCGATGTAAGGCACGATACCTCGTCCCCCACGGGCGTCGAGCCAACGGAAAGGACCAAAGCCCGTCCACAGAGTGAGGTAAAAAACGGCGAAGGTCCAGATTAATCTCGCATTGTGACATATCTCCTTCTTTTATCAAAATAACTTACAAGAAATGGAGATATTTAAAGGAGCCACAACTGCGGAGCCTACACGAGGTCCTTAAATCCAGGGGTGAGGTGCCCCAGGACCAACCCTTCCGTCACCCGTACTCTCCGGcaatcacggtcctgccttctgtcggacttggtgccccgttgctcctccaccagtccctctccCCCGGAGCTTCTCCGGTGTCTCCTCGGTAGGCATGTCCTCCGGCATGGTCTCGGCAGGCAGTCTCCGCAGTCTCGGAGCAGCTCCTCCAGCATGCCCTCACCCAGGAGCTCCTCCGGCAGCCTCGGCAGGGGTCCTCCGGCTGTCCTCGGCAGGAAAGCTCCTCCGGCATGCCTTCTCAGGCAGCCCCCCCGGGcttgtcctcggcaggcagctcctttcCGGCATGGTCCCCGGCAGGCAGGTCGTCCGGCATGTCCTCGGGCAGGAAAGGCCcgtccggcatgtcctcggcaggcagctcctccggcatgccctcggcaggcagctcctccggaaatgtcctcggcaggcagctcctccggcatgtcctcggcaggcagctcctccggcatgtccttggCAGGAAAGcttcctccggcatgtcctcggcaggcagctcctccggcagtccgttgTCCACCAGACCCATGGGCGGGCATcaacgccaactggtcgttcgggtgcacgtccacacccaccagttgcttctcctgcACGTCCTCGGCAGGTAGATCCTTCGAtccttcctgggcaggcagctcctccagggtatccttggCAGGTAGTTCCTCCGGTtcttcctgggcaggcagctccttcagGGTATCTTCGGCATGCACCTCCTCAGGCAGTACGATACCCACCAATTCCTCGGGTGGGCATCCCCACGCCAACTGGTTTCGTTCGGGTGCATAtccagcacccaccagttgctcctccagcgcgtcctgggcaggcgacgactcatctgGTGTGTCCTGGGCAGgagacgactcatccggcgcatcTTGGGCAGGCGACAACTCATCCAgcacgtcctgggcaggcgacgactcatccggcgcgtcctgggcaggacTACTGGAaatgggagatacagaggcagctgtgggaagagcagcgtcgcaggaaccgcaAAGAGGACAGGCGTCAGGAGGCAGAGCAAGTGCTATGGAGGAACAtgggtccccgcttttggccttgctctggccctccttacgtgAGGGAGCACatcgtccgggaaactcaagtcctgggagtagaacgctggccagaggagcgactggccACGGAGTCACACCTGGACGcaatccgtctgcccaaggacccgtcgcagcgggaatcctgtcagaagaagcaggcgcggtcgaggaagcctcagccgacggtgagaaccacgccagcgactgcacgtaagtcggaggagttagccgccgcttttacaactggtgggtgcgggatggtACCCCAACGACCAGTTGGGGTGGGATGCCGCCCAAGGATATGGTGAGCCGTGAAGAGCcgctgcccaggacgcgccggaggagccgcctgcccggacctgccggaggagccgcctgccagggcgcgccggaggagccgcctccCAGggcgcgccggaggagccgcctgcccaggacgcgccgggggagccgcctgcccaggacgcgccggaggccGCCTCCCCGGGCGCgtcggaggagccgcctgcccagggcCGCCGGAGAGTCGTCGCCGCCAGGAACCCCTGGATGGGCGTCGCCCGCCCAGAGCGCCCGGGGATCACAACTGCGAGAAttctctggaccttcgccgatgttttacctcactctgtgagacGGAttaggtttttccctttcccaaattggCTTTTGTATGCCTCGTTGGGAACGAGGGTATTTTGGGGCCGTTAGATCAAAATGCCCGGGGGAAAAANNNNNNNNNNNNNNNNNNNNNNNNNNNNNNNNNNNNNNNNNNNNNNNNNNNNNNNNNNNNNNNNNNNNNNNNNNNNNNNNNNNNNNNNNNNNNNNNNNNNcccacgacggcaatctgaatttcgagggttcgatccaccgaccggcgcgttgccCCTTGGGAAAGAActttcacctcgagtgcctaccagccactgggtggccaacccagccaaagtcaagtgctgtcccCCGGATAATGggggatgattacctaaaaggtaaccccggcactctccgtggaaaggaactggggaccctccacgtactcacccaagacatcaaaacatgaaaactgaaaattaaagtatcgcgtgaccacggcggcacagacTAAccccgaaaaaagaagaaaaatataaaattttatatataaaattatatatatattatatatatatatatatatatatattattatatataatatattatataatagatgtgtggtgttgtgtgtgtgtaatatatattaatatataatatataaatatataaatttatatatattttaatatataatatatatatacaacacaacacacacacaccatatattatatattaatattataatatttttaattttaaatattaatatatatatatatatttataataataataatatatatatattcttctttaacgtGGTTTTCCTGTCTTGCCCCCGTGGTCACGCTGATTTTAATTGCAGTTTtctttgtgtgctcttggagtggtacgtggtagggcccccattccttttccacggagaggccggtgttccTTTTGTAACATTCCTCTATTtttccggcttggaccagcacttgtttcggctggtttgggccacccatggctaggtaggcactcgggtgattccttgcccaagggaacaacgcccgggtggggtgactcgaaccctcgttcaattgccgcgtgacagtgttgagtccgacgctctaaccattcgcccaccgCCCCCTTGACTCggggcttcctgatttttttcttagaaatttttaGGGggtgttttgccattgccttccgcccggtgtttttatcgatcaccaccTATTTACCCCCTGATTagctggtttgggccacccaaTGGCTGGGCAGGCatggggtgaatttccctttccccccgggaacgcgccccgggcccgggtgctcaaccctcgaactcgattgccgtcatGACTCTTGGTCCACGCTCAAACCATtcccaccgcggcccatatatatatatatataattataatattttatatatatataatatatttatttatttatttatatttaaaaaaaacaaatcaaaattaaaagattattgcgagggtttaaggaaaatttttaaatgaacattccagaattaaaaactgttctatcaaaaagacaactaaaaactctaccaaggtACAAACATccacaaaatttaaacctaaaatggcctatcaaactgaagatggacttgttttatgtgagggaaaaagaataaaaatagatggaatcaatattgttccaacctaaaaaaaagaatatgatctAACACAACTTTTTTAGCTCATACaccgaagatgaaccaccgccactgctgacaagtttaaaagccataaaggaattaaaaaataacaaagcccgaataataaaataaagcagaactaatcaggaatgctggcgggtgttgaatattttttttctaaaaattttgtaCAAAATTGGAATAAAAGGAGATGCTAAAACtgggaaaaatcattttttgccccccaaccaaaaaaaggtGCCACTCCAATCAAAAATACGGCAATTGCATtaaaagtcacagcagaaaatttttgttaaaaattgctaaaagaataagttgaagttaagagaaaaaattgcagacgaaacattttttccccttttggaagaTCCCGAAACCAATTCAAGTCTGAAATTGATCTAAAAAAAACGGAACATCAAAAgccctataccttttttatttaaaaagcttttgatactgtttcaTGATATCcttgaataacatgaacgatatgaagtttccaaaaacactcatccaactaataaaagcctgttGACCAACAAAAAGCGCTGTGaaccattttgggtttttaaacagaatcgttcgaagtcaacaaggagGCGACAAGGTTGCTTCTTCCCGCCCCTCTTTAACAATATTCTAAAACATTATGAGAGGGCTCGGAAAATTTTGAAGAACTGAAAAATTTGGAagatcaaaatatcaaatctaaggtagccatgattatttttaaattgccACGTATCACTGAAAAACTCTAGATAAAGGttagaaaagaaaagcgaaaaggtggcttttttttcttaatgccaaaaaaactaaatcaaaagATTCAAAAAACGGGCAATGAAAAAATGTGAACTTTTTACAATAAATGGAAtggtttggaaaatgtgaaagagttcttTATTTgagcttttttaactaatactaGTGATTCACCGGAAAAAAGAAAactgctattgccaaaaacgcccagttgctctcaataacatcggaaAGACCAAAACATAACTTTCGgaaaagctgaggtttttgactcattttttttcccagtttttatcatatggttctgattggGGGctgagaaatgacaaaaaaaaatcaatagttttggggggaaagttgTTCGCAGTACTTATTAACTGGCGAGAAAAAACATTGATAAGTctgagaaaaaattgaaaaactgggtgttggacatcttgaaaaaaagaaattaaaaatttatttgggctttttgataaataaaaatattgagaaaacttgcgaAGGGGTGGTATAGGAACGagggaggcaaaccgaagaaaagactaGCGACACATCAAAGATAATTTTTCGGTTGTCATGGtacaaatggaagaaaaaccaagaCGAGTTGGTGGGCGAAAGGTGGTAAGAGTCCCCTGCTCAACATGActaccgttatgatgatgatgattttattatgtaatttttatatatatataaatatatatatatatatatatttaaaattatatataatacatattgtatatttaaatatataataataatatttatgtttttttataatatttatagatttttccaattaaatatatatatatatatatatatatatataaattaatatatcatatatatatatatttaaaaattataattttatatatatattttaaaatatatatataatatttacatatatttatatattttatagatatattttttctatatttttattgtttgttaatattatctatatattatatatatatttatttaattaaaattttaaaatattattattttttatggtggcCGATGGTTACGCATCGCCTCAAACTTCAGACGAGTCCCCGGGGCCGGGGCGTTTTTGCCCTTGGGaaggaaatttacctcgattggccagccactgggggggcaaacCGCCCAATCATGCTGTcccaaaaccggggaaaaaagaagggggaacgggaaaccaccgctctaaaatttccaaaaaaatcatggaaatcctgtCGCCAAGTCCCTTGTAGACaggacttaaaaaaatatatataattttctatgtatatgtaataaattttgtgtgtgtggaaaaaataataaataatatattttttttttttttttaccacacacacattataaaaacatattatatctatacaaaacatacaagatAACCTTATTGTTGTATTAAAAAGTTAGAAaagtgtatttataaaataatatatgatatatatatatattattttatataaaatatataatatatataaatatttacttatatattaaattttttatatattattattatttgaacatgcacaccacacaccacacacacacacacacatatatatattatttaataatatatgatatatatatataatatattatttataattataaatgtatggttttaattattaataattttatatatattaaatttcttatataatttataatatatattaaaaattttgaactGAGCGTCAAGGGCAAAGGAAAAAACCGAGGAAACAACGAAAAGTTTTCTGCTTAGACCAATTACACTACAAtactaaaaccctaaaaaaaatatgtgcAAACGAAGCGGGGGGAGAAGAGGATCCAGTAGCAGGGGAGGTCACTGGGGGAAGGGGCAATAAACAAAGTCAtggacaactgctgaatttttgcTGGTGGGTCCTTTTATTTGCCGCCCATGAAAAGGGACGATACCCTCGTCCCCCACGAGCTACGAGCCAATCGAAAGGACCTAAGCCctctcacagagtgaggtaaacatcgcgaaggtccagagtaatctcgcagttgtgaaatatctcccttcttttatcAAATAATCTTCCAAGAAATGGAGATTATTTTGAGAGAGCCACACTGCGAGATGCCTACACCGAGGCCTAAATCCAgtggtgatgtggccccaggaccaGCCCTTCCGTCACCCGTACTCTCCCGGcaatcacggtcctgccttctgtcggacttggtgcaccgttgctcctccaccagtccctctcctcccggtagcttctccggtgtctcctcggcaggcaggtcctccggcatgtcctcggcaggcagctcctccggcatgtcctcggcaggcagctcctccagcatgtcctcagcaggcagctcctccagcatgtcctcggcaggcggctcctccggcatgtcctcagcaggcagctcctccggcagtccgttgtccaccagacccttgggcgggcatcccacgccaactggtcgttcgggtgcatgtcCAGCACCCAGCAGTTGCTTCTCCTGCACGTCCTCGGCAGGTAGATCCTTCGAtccttcctgggcaggcagctcctccagggtatccttggCAGGTAGTTCCTCCGGTtcttcctgggcaggcagctccttcagGGTATCTTCGGCATGCACCTCCTCAGGCAGTACGATACCCACCAATTCCTCGggtgggcatcccacgccaactggtcgttcgggtgcatatccagcacccaccagttgctcctccagcgcgtcctgggcaggcgacgactcatctgGTGTGTCCTGGGCAGgagacgactcatccggcgcatcTTGGGCAGGCGACAACTCATCCAgcacgtcctgggcaggcgacgactcatccggcgcgtcctgggcaggactactggaaacgggagatacagaggcagctgtgggaagagcagcgtcgcaggaaccgcaAAGAGGACAGGCTTCAGGtggcagagcaagcgctatggaggaacatgggtccccgcttttggccttgctctggccctccttacgtgAGGGAGCACatcgtccgggaaactcaagtcctgggagtagaacgctggccagaggagcgactggccGCGGGATGTgtacccgaacgaccagttggcgtgggatgcccgcccaaggatatggtgagcatcgtcggaagagccgcctgcccaggacgcgccggaggagccgcctgcccaggacgcgccggaggagccgcctgcccaggacgcgccggaggagccgcctgcccaggacgcgccggaggagccgcctgcccaggacgcgccggaagagccgcctgcccaggacgcgccggaggagccgcctgcccaggacacgccggaggagtcgtcgcctgcccaggacgcgccggatgtatgtcacaactgcgaaattactctggaccttcgccgatgtttacctcacctTAACGGGATTGGGGTCCTTTCCAATTGGCTCTATTCCTTTCgggggggaacgagggtatcgggcctttagaTCATGGGGCAAAAAAAGgagcaccaaaaaaaaatttcagcagTTGTCCCTGTTTttacttgtgtgctcccttccaccTGTACGGTCTCTGCCCCGCtggacctctctctccccccgtttcTGATTGTACATTTTTGGTTAGTTAGTGAAATTTAGGCCCTTTACAGTAAAaccctttgtattttttcttctatgtttttttgttgacCCCGACTGCTCtgattccttcatcttttttttcaagggggaacCCTGACTTGGCAACCTTCCAGATTAACATCTGGGAAAAAGGCACATGGGGACTACAAAGGGAAGGTGAACTGCTGGCCTTGAAGCAGGGCCTTTTTACACTACATCAGGGGCAGGAAGGATCAACCTGAGCAGCTGGCCTGTACTACCGGGAAGGAGATACAGGCACTGTGGGAAAAAGCAGCGTCCGGAGCCGCGAATGGACGGGGGGGGCGGGAGGCAGAGCCGCGCTTGGGTTCCcacccaagggaaaacgcgccggttTACTCAAAACCGACCAAATTTCCGTCGTGGTCTTTAGTCTGACGTCTAGCCACCCcggcccatatattatatatatatatatatattatatatatattatataaaatatatatatattaaaatttttataaacacacatatatataatataaaaataatattttaaaaataaatatatattatatattatatatattatatttttaaaaaatattttcttttttaaaaattttaatacctatttttatatttaaatttttaaaaattattatattataatatttagtttttatttttttttttattatatttataatataatataaaaattNNNNNNNNNNNNNNNNNNNNNNNNNNNNNNNNNNNNNNNNNNNNNNNNNNNNNNNNNNNNNNNNNNNNNNNNNNNNNNNNNNNNNNNNNNNNNNNNNNNNGTCGGCTCCCGCATAATTATCTATCGTTGTAAATCAGATGAAACGGGAAAGGGCAACCACACCACGCCATTACCCACACCTGAAGACCCAAACACCAGAGTCTCAGTGTATTGACGGATCCCTCGATCATTTCTGGGACGTTTGCTTCCAAGGCTAGCGTCGGTTTTGTAGTGTTGGCGTTTTGTGCGGGGCAGTTTGGTGTGGACTAGACATTGAGActtttattttgagaaaatatGGCTGCAAAGTGTGAAGTGTTGAAAATATTTACGGTCTCGGTTTCGAAAAAGAGCGCTAAATCTTAAACTGGTACTAATAAAGCCTCTCTGAATATGGACTAAATAGGGTTAGTAAAGACGACAGGAAAATTCGTTCTTTCATGTTTTGTTGTTTACGCCTTGCGAACGTCTCTGTTTCTCACTTTCTTCACTGCACTACGTCTATCCTTGCTTTTAGAGTCAGGTCGAAGAAAATAGTCCCGGCTCACTTGATTGTAGAAATGTTAAATTTGGACATTTAATAGCATTATAGGCTAAAATCAGGTTTAAAAATCCAAGGCAAATGCTTTCATATTTGCAGACAATCTTATtctctccagaaaaaaaactaaagtatttACAATATGTCACAATATTTCTTGTGAACTCCActtgtaataaaaacaaagtttGTAATCAATAAGTTTAGATTTCTGTGTTATTATgtgactttatattttttttacaaaaacagctaatataaattatattatatactaatatatatatatattatatatatattatatataatatatactaatataataaacacacatacacacacacacacaacacacacacacacacacacacacacacacatacacaccacacaacacacacacacacacacacacacacatatatcatatatatatatatatatatatatatatatattatatatatatatatatatatatatatatatatatatatgactgccgcgatggccaaTAGTTAGAACAATGGACTctaaccctcgtggtcccgagttcaattccccgccgcggtagtcgtaaaaatgcctgcgttctgactgctggctcgagcccgagaaaacgaccatatcaccttgagaagtcaaacgcaggtgtcgtaggggaaggcaccgccgtggcacaaactgcggttgattaggaagggcatccaatcaggcaaaggtagCACTGCCATGTAACTTCttaaaataatgaactgagagaggcctatgtcctgcagtggaatgaatggctgttgaaaaaaaaagaaaaaaaaaaaaaaaaagaaaaaaaagaaaaaaaaaaaaaaaaagaaagaaaaaaaaagaaaaaaaatatatatatatgtatatatatatacatttatatttatatatatatatatatatatatatatatatatatatattatatattttatacatatgtgatcCTTGAAATAGTAATGGAACGAATACTATgccaaaagaaaatcaaaacattttACGCCTAAGTGTTGATAACAAGAAGGGATATGAAAAAGTGTAAAATTTTGCCTTTCTATATAAGGACCCACGGCAATACAGAGGAAAACTCTCTTTAGTGCCAAGCACGAGGATGGCAACCATGTAGTGAATGAGGAATGGTGTACAGTGAAGTTTCGATTTAAATTTTATCTACTACTCATTAAAAAGTAGAAGCTCTTCAAAATTAGtattctaaattttattataacctcCCCACCCACCATTAACTCACAGTCCCATCATCGCTACGTAAAACGATAAGGGAAAGATGCGTACGATATTCAAAGTTTAATAATTACACTgaaatcgtcttttttttccttcaggaATTGTTggtataaaaacaatttttcccaGAGTAAT is a window of Penaeus monodon isolate SGIC_2016 chromosome 36, NSTDA_Pmon_1, whole genome shotgun sequence DNA encoding:
- the LOC119595557 gene encoding fibrous sheath CABYR-binding protein-like — encoded protein: MCSLTSPAQDAPDESSPAQDVLDELSPAQDAPDESSPAQDTPDESSPLAWGCPPEELVGIVLPEEVHAEDTLKELPAQEEPEELPAKDTLEELPAQEGSKDLPAEDVQEKQLLPAEDMPDGPFLPEDMPDDLPAGDHAGKELPAEDKPGGAA